One genomic window of Leishmania major strain Friedlin complete genome, chromosome 15 includes the following:
- the TOP2 gene encoding mitochondrial DNA topoisomerase II, whose translation MTDASKYKKLTPIDHVLLRPEMYVGSIETQPTPMYIFDPEKGRMVWETMRVNQGLLKIVDEILLNAADNINNSKGSVRQTYINIHISDTGEITVENDGAGLPIVRSREHKMYIPEMVFGHLLTSSNYNNDSTSTTAGRHGYGAKLTNILSTKFSVVCRTDGREFHMSWTDHMRMATAPRVNRVDPKEKNVTRVKFMPDYAHFGFPSASISLDMKRVLHKRVMDLAAMFSKIEVRLNNVPFGFRTFTDYAGLYSLPGLDGSMPPEPFVYTSPNGSVAYVPQLTQSPKRIVSVVNGVVTYNGGTHCNAAMDILDACLDSLSKNFKKNGKVVDTNRVQRHFTVLVFLVQAQPKFDSQSKARLVSTVTMPRVPKNTLEKYLERMPFLEAHVNSMDDQLTNELNKEIGAGRRLSSKTLISSITKLVDATSSRPDGRNIRTLIITEGDSAKALALNSLSSEQKKYCGVFPLRGKLLNVRNKNLKRLKTCKELQDLFLSLGLELGKEYRSPAELRYQRLLVMTDQDADGSHIKGLVINAFESLWPKLLQNNPGYISLFSTPIVKIKVSGKSKEAIAFHSFRDFHRWQRAHPSARYTAKYYKGLGTSTTAEGKEYFADMEKNVMQLTVDARDHQLLDSVFDAAEVEWRKEWMTKANAFQGEVDIDRSKKTLTIPEFVHKEMVHFALVGNARAIPHCVDGLKPSQRKILWAMLRRHNSEASKVAQLSGYISEASAFHHGEASLQETIVKMAQNFTGGNNINLLVPEGQFGSRQQLGSDHAAPRYIFTKLSRFARLLFPEEDDPLLDYMDEEGTFVEPHHYVPILPMLLCNGAVGIGFGFATTIPSFHPLDVSAAVRAMINGESAKQVVRNLVPWAVGFQGTVRRGPDNEFIAVGKYTAHPNGRFHISEIPWMTSIEAFRLHISSLASADVVQRIADYSGANHIDIDLIVRDGSLTTWAECETDLALAQRIYINGTVFSPAGTLSPIDSDLSPVLQWHYDRRLDLYKRRRTRKIGLMEMDLARLQSTRKFVEHFRQGQIDFLNATDDTLHKTCVKLGLVRVDESFDYILKKPITFFTRTSTEKLQADIAKTQAQIEELKRTTPVKMWLTELDKFDKTFQEYERVLINSIQKEQRSSSITGGVELPALRQPLLLLEASVKGATAYRVHACQYEKPPPSKRRPGESFGGARSSDSAVRGVGKRLVGSRAVFKKKKPMGRKNNVKVSLSTRVAQFAGAQLGRLLPHILV comes from the coding sequence ATGACGGACGCTTCCAAGTATAAGAAGCTCACCCCGATCGACCATGTCCTCCTTCGACCGGAGATGTACGTGGGCAGCATCGAGACCCAGCCCACGCCCATGTACATTTTCGATCCGGAGAAGGGCAGGATGGTGTGGGAGACGATGCGGGTGAACCAAGGTCTCTTGAAGATTGTGGACGAAATACTGCTCAACGCGGCAGACAACATCAACAACAGTAAAGGGTCGGTGCGGCAGACGTACATCAACATCCACATCTCCGACACGGGCGAGATCACGGTCGAGAACGACGGTGCTGGCCTCCCCATTGTGCGTAGCAGGGAGCACAAGATGTACATCCCGGAGATGGTGTTTGGCCACCTGCTGACCAGCTCGAACTACAACAACGACTCGACGTCGACGACAGCGGGTCGGCACGGCTACGGCGCCAAGCTGACGAACATTCTTTCCACAAAGTTCTCCGTCGTCTGCCGCACTGACGGCCGAGAGTTCCACATGAGCTGGACGGACCACATGcggatggcgacggcgccgcgcgtgAATCGGGTCGATCCGAAGGAGAAGAACGTGACGCGCGTGAAGTTCATGCCAGACTATGCGCACTTCGGCTTCCCAAGCGCGTCCATCTCGCTCGACATGAAGCGGGTGCTGCACAAGCGCGTCATGGACCTGGCCGCGATGTTCTCCAAGATCGAGGTGCGGCTGAACAACGTGCCCTTCGGCTTCCGTACATTCACCGACTACGCGGGGCTCTACTCGCTACCCGGCCTGGACGGGTCGATGCCGCCCGAGCCGTTCGTGTATACCAGCCCAaacggcagcgtcgcgtaCGTGCCGCAGCTGACGCAGAGCCCGAAGCGCATCGTCAGCGTCGTGAATGGCGTCGTCACGTACAATGGCGGCACGCACTGCAACGCCGCCATGGACATCCTAGACGCCTGCCTCGACTCGCTGAGCAAGAATTTCAAGAAGAACGGCAAAGTGGTGGACACGAACCGTGTGCAGCGGCACTTCACCGTGCTTGTCTTCCTCGTTCAGGCGCAACCGAAGTTCGACTCGCAGAGTAAGGCGCGGCTCGTGTCGACAGTAACGATGCCGCGCGTGCCAAAGAACACGTTGGAGAAATACCTGGAGCGGATGCCGTTTCTGGAGGCGCACGTGAACAGCATGGACGACCAGCTCACAAATGAACTGAACAAGGAGATCGGCGCCGGCCGGCGGCTGAGCAGCAAGACCCTCATATCCTCCATCACCAAGCTCGTCGACGCTACCTCGTCGCGGCCAGACGGCAGGAACATCCGCACGCTCATCATTACAGAAGGTGACTCGGCGAAGGCGCTCGCCCTCAACTCGCTCTCCAGCGAGCAGAAGAAGTACTGTGGTGTCTTCCCACTGCGTGGCAAGCTGCTGAACGTGCGCAACAAGAACCTGAAGCGGCTCAAGACGTGCAAGGAGCTGCAAGACCTCTTCCTCTCGCTCGGGCTGGAGCTGGGGAAGGAGTACCGATCGCCGGCTGAGCTGCGCTATCAGCGGCTTCTCGTCATGACGGATCAAGACGCGGATGGTTCGCACATTAAAGGCCTCGTCATCAACGCCTTCGAGTCGCTGTGGCCGAAGCTTCTGCAGAACAACCCGGGCTACATCTCCCTTTTCTCGACCCCCATTGTGAAGATCAAGGTGAGCGGCAAGTCCAAGGAGGCGATCGCCTTCCACAGCTTCCGCGACTTCCACCGCTGGCAGCGGGCCCACCCGAGTGCGCGCTACACGGCCAAGTACTACAAAGGTCTCGGCACGTCCACCACGGCGGAGGGAAAAGAGTACTTTGCTGACATGGAGAAGAATGTCATGCAGCTCACCGTCGACGCGAGGGACCACCAGCTGCTCGATAGCGTCTTCGACGCGGCCGAAGTGGAGTGGCGCAAGGAATGGATGACGAAGGCTAATGCTTTCCAGGGCGAGGTCGATATCGATCGCAGCAAGAAGACACTGACCATTCCGGAGTTTGTGCACAAGGAGATGGTGCACTTCGCACTCGTCGGCAACGCCCGCGCCATCCCGCATTGCGTCGACGGGCTGAAGCCGTCGCAGCGCAAGATTTTGTGGGCAATGCTGCGGCGCCACAACTCCGAGGCGTCGAAGGTGGCACAGCTGTCGGGCTACATCTCAGAGGCGTCGGCGTTCCACCACGGCGAGGCCTCGCTGCAGGAGACCATCGTGAAGATGGCGCAGAACTTCACCGGCGGCAACAACATCAACCTGCTCGTGCCAGAGGGCCAGTTCGGCTCTCGACAGCAGCTCGGCAGCGACCACGCCGCCCCGCGCTACATTTTCACGAAGCTCAGTCGGTTTGCCCGCCTGCTGTTTCCCGAGGAGGATGACCCATTACTGGACTAcatggacgaggagggcacCTTCGTGGAGCCGCACCACTACGTTCCCATCctgccgatgctgctgtgCAACGGTGCCGTCGGCATCGGCTTCGGCTTCGCCACGACGATCCCGTCATTCCATCCGCTCGACGtctcggcagcggtgcgagCCATGATCAACGGCGAGTCGGCCAAGCAGGTGGTGCGCAACCTTGTGCCGTGGGCGGTGGGCTTCCAGGGCACGGTGCGGCGCGGCCCCGACAACGAGTTCATCGCGGTGGGCAAGTACACAGCGCACCCAAACGGTCGCTTCCACATTTCGGAAATTCCGTGGATGACGAGCATCGAGGCGTTCCGCCTGCACATCTCGTCCCTCGCCAGCGCGGATGTTGTGCAACGCATCGCCGACTACTCGGGCGCCAACCACATCGACATCGACCTCATCGTGCGCGACGGCTCGCTGACGACATGGGCGGAGTGCGAGACCGACCTAGCACTGGCGCAGCGTATCTACATCAACGGCACCGTCTTTTCGCCAGCCGGCACACTTAGCCCGATCGACTCAGACCTCTCGCCAGTGCTGCAGTGGCACTACGACCGTCGCCTTGACTTGTacaagcgccgccgcacccgcaAGATTGGGCTCATGGAGATGGACCTCGCCCGTCTTCAGTCGACGCGCAAGTTCGTCGAGCACTTCCGGCAGGGCCAGATCGACTTTCTGAATGCGACAGACGACACGCTCCACAAGACATGCGTGAAGCTCGGCCTCGTGCGCGTGGACGAGAGCTTCGACTACATCTTGAAGAAGCCCATCACCTTCTTCACCCGCACGAGCACCGAGAAACTCCAGGCGGACATAGCCAAGACGCAGGCGCAGATTGAGGAACTGAAGAGGACGACGCCGGTGAAGATGTGGCTGACGGAGCTCGACAAGTTTGACAAGACCTTCCAGGAGTACGAGCGCGTGCTCATCAACTCGATTCAGAAGGAGCAGCGCTCGTCTAGCATCACGGGAGGGGTAGAGCTGCCGGCGCttcggcagccgctgctgctgctggaggcgtcCGTGAAAGGTGCGACGGCGTACCGCGTGCACGCCTGCCAATACgagaagccgccgccgagcaaGCGCCGCCCTGGGGAGTCTTTCGGTGGCGCTAGGTCGTCGGATAGCGCTGTGCGGGGTGTGGGGAAGCGGTTGGTCGGCTCACGCGCAGTATtcaagaagaagaagccgATGGGTAGAAAGAACAACGTCAAGGTGAGCCTATCGACGCGGGTGGCGCAGTTTGCAGGCGCGCAACTCGGTCGTCTGCTGCCACATATTTTGGTGTAA